A section of the Prevotella melaninogenica genome encodes:
- a CDS encoding TonB-dependent receptor: protein MIKKRTVKQILCKSAFVFAATFVLSLPTYARHENEVKVNTEANIKGRVVDSKTQHPLSHVSVLVLGTVITTTTDADGHFMLRNLPVGKVIVEVRSAGYRAYKHEVTTQKNNTHELNVMLKPDEIALDEVVVSANRSQTLRRESPVVVNVLDTKLLESTHSTTLVQGLNFQPGVRTEDNCTNCGFSQVRINGLDGHYSQILIDSRPVFTALQGVYGLEQIPSNMVQRVEIVRGGGSALFGASAIGGTINIITKEPSENSADVAHTITGATNGSTAFDNNTTGNLSVVTTNNRAGFYLYGQSRHRTAYDRDGDGYTDLPTLDNKTVGLSSFFRLTDYSKITLKYHGLKEYRRGGNKLYLPAHEANIAEQIEHTINGGSLGYDLFSLNGKGHFSAYASFQNVDRKSYYGGLGELATAADGLKALNEAYKLGLNLDMSEDDAATLPANQQQTLADAQAYDKAQRAYNLTYNINYIAGAQYVYNFDRLWFMPSSLVVGAEYSYDRIKDHSLGYNSLMEQRVNIGSFFAQNEWKNNHWGLLLGGRLDKHNLISHLIFSPRVNLRYNPTPNTNFRLTYAGGFRAPQAFDEDLHTRIADGDRVKIALAKDLKEERSHSFSASADLYKSFGTVQTNVLIEGFYTRLNNMFATRKLADDVIIDGARVEERFNSNGATVYGINLEGKASLSSWAQLQAGFTWQNSRYRTPEEWDDDAAPEFKTTKRLLRTPNTYGYFTLTVHPTIDFALSLSGVYTGRMYVGHPKGGSERTNDFAIIEHTPAFLTLNLKLAYNFYITKQVKLEASAGVQNMLDAYQKDLDKGASRASDYVYGPTQPRSLFLGVKFSY from the coding sequence ATGATAAAGAAAAGAACCGTAAAACAGATTTTATGTAAATCGGCGTTTGTTTTCGCCGCTACGTTCGTTCTTTCGCTGCCCACTTACGCAAGGCACGAGAACGAAGTGAAAGTTAATACCGAAGCCAATATTAAGGGACGCGTTGTGGATAGTAAAACACAACATCCTCTTTCGCACGTGAGCGTGCTGGTTTTGGGTACAGTTATCACTACCACCACCGATGCCGATGGCCATTTTATGCTGCGAAATCTGCCTGTGGGAAAGGTGATTGTGGAAGTGCGCTCGGCTGGTTATAGGGCTTACAAACACGAGGTGACAACGCAAAAAAATAATACCCATGAGCTGAATGTGATGCTCAAACCCGACGAAATTGCGCTCGACGAGGTTGTTGTGTCGGCCAATCGTAGTCAAACACTTAGACGTGAGTCGCCTGTGGTTGTGAATGTTCTGGACACGAAGTTGCTCGAGTCTACCCATTCTACAACCTTGGTGCAGGGTTTAAACTTCCAACCGGGCGTGCGAACCGAAGATAATTGCACCAATTGCGGATTCTCGCAGGTGCGCATCAATGGGCTTGATGGTCATTATTCGCAAATATTAATCGACTCGCGACCCGTTTTCACGGCCCTTCAAGGTGTTTATGGACTCGAACAGATACCCTCTAACATGGTGCAACGTGTTGAAATTGTTCGCGGTGGTGGCTCGGCGCTCTTCGGTGCTTCGGCCATTGGTGGCACCATCAACATCATTACCAAAGAACCTAGCGAAAATTCGGCCGATGTGGCGCACACCATCACAGGCGCAACAAATGGCTCTACTGCTTTCGACAACAACACCACGGGCAACCTATCGGTTGTTACAACCAATAATAGAGCTGGGTTTTATCTCTATGGACAAAGCCGACACCGCACTGCTTACGACCGCGATGGCGATGGTTACACCGACCTTCCCACGCTAGATAATAAAACTGTGGGGCTTAGCTCTTTCTTCCGACTCACCGATTACTCCAAAATAACCCTTAAATACCACGGCTTGAAGGAGTATAGACGTGGCGGAAACAAACTTTACTTGCCTGCTCACGAGGCCAATATTGCCGAACAAATCGAACATACCATCAACGGCGGAAGTTTGGGCTACGACCTCTTTAGCCTTAATGGTAAGGGACATTTCAGTGCTTATGCCTCGTTTCAAAACGTTGACCGTAAGAGTTATTACGGCGGACTGGGCGAACTGGCCACCGCTGCCGATGGACTTAAGGCCTTGAACGAAGCCTATAAACTGGGACTTAACCTCGATATGAGCGAAGACGATGCCGCCACGCTGCCCGCCAACCAACAACAAACGCTGGCCGATGCGCAAGCCTACGACAAAGCACAACGAGCCTATAACCTTACGTATAACATCAATTACATAGCTGGTGCGCAATATGTGTACAATTTCGACCGTCTGTGGTTCATGCCTTCGAGTCTTGTTGTGGGGGCCGAATATAGCTACGACCGCATTAAAGACCACTCTCTGGGCTACAACAGCCTGATGGAACAGCGCGTGAATATTGGTAGCTTCTTTGCTCAAAACGAATGGAAAAACAACCATTGGGGCTTGCTTCTGGGCGGACGACTAGACAAACACAACCTTATCTCGCATCTTATCTTTAGTCCGCGCGTTAATCTGCGCTACAATCCCACGCCCAACACCAATTTCCGACTTACTTACGCTGGCGGATTTAGAGCCCCACAGGCTTTTGATGAAGACCTTCATACGCGTATTGCTGATGGCGACCGTGTGAAAATTGCGTTGGCTAAGGATTTGAAAGAGGAACGTTCGCACAGCTTTAGTGCATCGGCCGACCTCTATAAAAGTTTTGGAACAGTACAAACCAACGTTCTTATTGAGGGCTTTTACACACGCCTTAACAACATGTTTGCTACACGCAAACTGGCTGATGATGTGATTATTGATGGCGCACGTGTTGAAGAACGCTTCAATTCTAACGGTGCAACGGTGTATGGAATTAACCTCGAGGGCAAGGCTTCGCTCTCGTCGTGGGCGCAATTGCAAGCTGGTTTTACTTGGCAAAACAGCCGTTATCGCACGCCCGAAGAATGGGACGACGATGCTGCTCCCGAGTTTAAAACCACTAAACGTCTGCTGCGAACGCCCAACACCTACGGATATTTCACCCTCACTGTGCATCCCACCATCGATTTTGCCCTATCGTTATCGGGCGTTTACACGGGTAGAATGTATGTTGGTCACCCCAAAGGGGGGAGCGAGCGCACCAACGACTTTGCTATCATTGAGCACACTCCCGCGTTTCTCACGCTTAACCTGAAGCTTGCCTATAATTTCTACATAACTAAGCAGGTGAAATTGGAGGCTAGTGCGGGGGTGCAAAACATGCTCGATGCTTACCAAAAGGATTTGGATAAAGGGGCTTCGCGTGCCTCCGACTATGTTTACGGACCTACTCAACCCCGCAGTTTGTTTCTTGGGGTGAAGTTTTCGTACTAG